Proteins encoded by one window of Arachis ipaensis cultivar K30076 chromosome B04, Araip1.1, whole genome shotgun sequence:
- the LOC107636943 gene encoding nodulation-signaling pathway 2 protein: MMQSNEILQSPSSLFDEPYYYYGLSSMDEDGDDYGFSAIFNTCSSENTIFTNEYDHHIQYTIDDETLQLQPLIHDFPMKFHDLTHQFLESEGSIIPSQEAYSPTQSFNSDMSSSSSTPLNLPQPNTQIENHLILPHLVDAIGEALENRHKALAEEILRCISNKLSPLSQTVDERLHFYMSLATAANNGDYLKGEALKNSDAAFRAFYQGTPFGKFAHFVALSAIIENMPPDCDAVHVVDSYMGIGIQWIPMIEAMARRNITQFKLTSISSGHHQQGHDGNSTTPWISEETKRHLYEHARSWGLNLKVEEKGIEELVSELKNVKKSGGSGIREFLAFNCMLNLPHMANRSSRKQAMEFLKLAKDLINGSGNKGIITFGDGDAFEKLKTSMNFKAFFDGHLVHYHALMESIESCFPTSFSEARTLIESLFVAPHVSPFAWLQNWQEMERDSCHVPGETEIGLEGCRLSTSILMEVREMLRGSGGSYETRIEGQNGNEIVLAWKGTELVRVSAWRN, encoded by the coding sequence atgatgCAGTCTAATGAGATTCTTCAATCTCCATCCTCACTCTTTGATGAGCCATATTATTATTATGGGTTGAGTAGCATGGATGAAGATGGTGATGATTATGGATTCAGTGCCATATTCAACACTTGTTCATCAGAAAACACCATCTTCACGAATGAATATGATCATCACATTCAATACACAATCGATGATGAAACCTTGCAACTCCAACCCTTGATCCATGATTTCCCAATGAAATTCCACGATCTGACTCACCAGTTTCTTGAGAGTGAAGGAAGCATCATCCCTTCACAAGAAGCATATAGTCCCACCCAGTCATTCAATTCAGACATGTCCTCATCATCATCGACACCACTGAACTTGCCTCAACCGAACACGCAAATCGAGAACCACTTGATCCTTCCGCACTTGGTGGACGCCATTGGAGAAGCCTTGGAGAATCGACACAAAGCGCTCGCTGAAGAGATCTTGAGATGCATCAGCAACAAACTCAGCCCTCTCTCCCAAACCGTTGACGAGCGCCTCCACTTTTACATGTCGCTAGCAACCGCCGCAAACAACGGAGACTATTTGAAAGGGGAAGCCTTGAAGAACTCTGACGCTGCTTTCAGGGCATTCTATCAAGGAACCCCTTTCGGCAAATTCGCTCACTTTGTGGCCCTTTCTGCAATTATTGAAAACATGCCGCCAGACTGTGATGCCGTACACGTGGTGGACTCTTACatgggaattgggatccaatGGATTCCAATGATTGAGGCCATGGCTCGGAGGAACATAACACAATTCAAATTGACATCAATCAGTTCCGGTCATCATCAGCAAGGGCATGATGGTAATTCCACTACTCCTTGGATTTCTGAGGAAACTAAGAGGCATCTCTATGAGCATGCAAGATCGTGGGGATTGAATCTGAAGGTGGAGGAAAAGGGAATTGAGGAACTTGTTAGTGAGTTGAAGAATGTGAAGAAAAGTGGTGGCAGTGGCATCAGAGAGTTTTTGGCCTTCAATTGCATGCTTAACCTGCCACATATGGCCAATAGAAGCAGCAGAAAACAAGCCATGGAATTTCTGAAGCTGGCTAAGGATTTGATCAATGGCTCTGGGAACAAGGGAATCATCACTTTTGGTGATGGTGATGCGTTTGAGAAACTCAAGACCAGCATGAATTTCAAGGCATTCTTTGATGGTCATTTGGTGCATTACCATGCCTTAATGGAATCAATTGAGTCATGTTTCCCAACAAGTTTCTCAGAGGCAAGGACTCTTATAGAGTCCCTATTTGTGGCGCCTCATGTGTCTCCTTTTGCTTGGTTACAAAATTGGCAAGAGATGGAGAGGGATTCTTGCCATGTTCCTGGGGAAACTGAAATTGGACTAGAAGGTTGCAGATTGAGCACAAGCATTTTAATGGAAGTAAGAGAAATGTTGAGAGGTAGTGGAGGTTCGTATGAGACAAGGATTGAAGGGCAAAATGGGAATGAAATTGTTCTGGCATGGAAAGGAACAGAACTAGTGAGAGTTTCTGCTTGGAGAAACTAA
- the LOC107636944 gene encoding uncharacterized protein LOC107636944 — MEEQAEQNIMTMDLECRRMLNFNAPLLSTRRLANSVVAGTSLSMLQSTSIPFSWEQAPGKPKNQERSNNIHDRDVETPRLQLPPCLQHLPRAAAEADLGNAVLSFDQDDGCDGDDDDDDDNENKKNSEVYSDAMELFSLSEALDIVVQQSETNHSSSNDVLRLKLSESNVDQCSSYMINRFLPDATALAASSSAHFPNNGYNKKGCDTCSNSRHSYASSPKGCGLQLLFPWRMKHKLCAIKSPVMTCSTKVQKHQQSLKNKKHCSSVHKTSKSIKGDI; from the coding sequence ATGGAAGAACAAGCAGAACAAAATATTATGACAATGGATTTGGAATGCCGCAGAATGTTAAACTTCAATGCACCCCTTCTATCAACAAGGCGTCTTGCTAATTCAGTTGTTGCAGGTACATCACTTAGTATGTTACAAAGCACAAGTATTCCATTTTCATGGGAGCAAGCCCCAGGCAAGCCGAAAAACCAAGAGAGGAGCAATAACATCCACGACCGAGATGTAGAAACGCCTCGGCTCCAATTACCACCTTGCCTTCAGCATCTTCCAAGAGCAGCAGCTGAAGCTGACTTAGGTAATGCTGTTCTTTCATTTGATCAAGATGATGGTTGTGATGGTGATGATGACGACGATGATGACAATGAGAACAAGAAGAATAGTGAAGTTTATTCAGATGCTATGGAACTTTTTTCTTTATCAGAGGCATTAGACATTGTTGTCCAACAATCAGAGACAAATCACAGTAGCAGCAATGATGTGTTGAGATTAAAGCTTTCAGAATCTAATGTTGATCAATGTTCAAGCTATATGATTAATCGCTTTCTCCCTGATGCCACTGCATTGGCAGCATCATCTTCTGCACATTTTCCAAACAATGGTTACAACAAGAAAGGTTGTGATACTTGCAGTAATTCAAGGCACTCATATGCTTCTTCTCCAAAGGGTTGTGGCCTTCAACTTCTGTTCCCTTGGCGTATGAAGCACAAGCTTTGTGCTATAAAGAGCCCTGTGATGACATGCTCCACAAAAGTGCAGAAGCATCAGCAGAGTTtgaaaaacaagaagcattgttcATCAGTTCACAAGACTAGTAAAAGTATCAAAGGAGATATttga